The genomic region AGGAAGATTCATCCTCATCCATGACCTCTGTACCAGCCACATCACTCTCCGAAGCTGTTTCTGTGCTTGGCGTTAGGGACTTCAGGTTGGCTGTTGCATCATCTGACTTCGCCTCAGAGCACGATGTCTTCTGGGACAGTCTGGCCCAGGGGCTCGACGGAACAAGGCGATGGAGAATGCTCTTTAAGGAAACCTCGCTCGACTTCGAAGGGAGAGCCGGGCGTGACTGTCCCATTGATGCACCGCAATGCTTCTCTGGCCCCATGCCAGCCTCGAGGCCTGGGTCTGGCACCACCTTACCGAGAGGGGGAAGTGAAATCTCAGGGGACCTAACCACGCTCAGAATCGGCCTCTCTGGATACGGCGGCTTCGTTTCACAGCCTTTCGACCCTAGGATCTCGGCTGCTAAAGGCTTGTAATCAATAGCTGGCTCCGATGCACTGACGTCGGGTTCTTCGAGACTGGTTCGAGCCTCTTCGGACCCGCTAGCCTCTGGTTTGGGTCGAGCGGCAATTTCGATGTCGGGCGCCTGGGTAACATTTCGTCCAATCCGGTCGTTGGTTGTCGACACAGCATCAATATCAGCGCTACTTTCATGCGCATGAGTATGAGTGACAAGCCGCTTCACATTGCCGCCCCCCTTCTTATCGGGCCGCTTTTCAAGGGATATCAGCCTTCTGAAGCGAGATCGTTCATGAATATCTGTGCCGTCTCCAGGAGGTGCAATCCCGACTTGTTCCTCATCATCCGTAGAGTATGCACCGTCTGCATCATCTGCAGGACGCCCCGAGGTAGCGGCACGGTCGCTGACCTGGTCTTGTGGGGCGCGGTCTATGTCTCTTGTGGCTTTGCTGTAGGCTTCTGTGATACTCcgggcatcatcgccacATGAGATCTCTTTACGCTCCTTGGATTCTGGTGGGCCGACAGGAGCCGCATTgatctcgccctcgacagaTTTCTCGGAGTCGTGGTCTTCTGTTTGTTTGCTCAATGTACACTCGTGGTCTGTAGTTTCCAGGTCTGGCCGGTTCATGTCAACCATTGAAGACTCCTTGCCGGTCTGATCGGGCTGTTGTCGGATTTTGAAGCAGGAACTGGAATCCATTTGAGTCTCCAACTGTGCGACTGAATCCGGCGCGATAGGAGCATGCAAGGCTTCTTCGGCACTGTCGCCTTCTTCCGGATTGTTCATGTGGTAGACTGGCCCCTGGTTTCCTACCATGATGCCATGCTTCGTAGTTGATGGGTGTTCCACCGTGAGGGATGCACCCGCTGCACGCCTATTCACGTCTGTTGCTCTGCGACCAGAGGCCACAGCTCCATGGCGCTGCGATATCGGGGATGAAAGAGTGGCCGCAGCCGCTTCATTTTGGCTCAACTCGTCGTCCGCTTGTCCAGTGGACTGCATGACACACTTCCACATATCTCGTCGGGGCGAGACTCGCTTTGGCGTCTTGGGAACGCGCCTTTTGTGTTTAGCAAAGGAGAGGGGTGGCATTGACGTCATGAGCTCGTCCTCTGTCTCATCCACTTCCTCAAAGCTTCCAGTTGCTTGTCCGGACTTCGACGCTCGGGAATTGAAGACCGAATTAGCCAGCCAGCTGACAGAATTGGTCGAAGTGAGATGATCCTTATCACGCAGCACACGCGAATTGGAATTTCGACGAGCGAGGGGAGACTTGGAAAAGCTGGGTTCGCTGGACTCGAGTTTGCGCTTCTTGCTGGCCACCCTTTTGAGCCATTCGGATTCTCTGGCGCGCCTCTTTCTGGCCGAAGCGGTGATCTGAGCCTTGGATGCAGCCCAGAAAGAATCGCGCGACGGAGAGGGTATTTTGATACCCGTTCTCCAGTCCTGTATCATAGACAACACGTGGTCGTCGAGATGGGAATGCTTTTCGGTAAGCGGTGCCTGCTTAAGGCTCTCGGGGCTGGGAAGATGGCATTCGAGGTCGGATTCGCCgagctccgtctcctcgagtACCTGCTCATTCGTGGCTAAGGCCCCTTCCGTTATCGACTCTGCGGCCAGTGGCTTCTCAGAGTGGGCACGCTGTTTGCTCCGCCACGGATTGGACCAGCCGGACCCTTGATCAAAGGGGCCTCGCAGGGAGGCTGACAGCAGGAAGGGCACATCCCCGTCCAGAAACCTTCGACCCGCGGCCTCGTATCTCAGTCGTCTTGTAGCAGGATTGTCGTaatcctcgtcctcgcagCCGTGGTAAAAAACATCGTCGATGTTGCAGACTGCTTCGGCGTATATTTCGTCATGGTCCCAGTCGGGAAGAGACTGAGCTGGGAGGGCAGCCATGGTGTTGATGTGGCACGGAGGGGTTGAAACCGACGCGAGACCGCTGAAATTGGTGTCAGATGTAGTGCAGCAGCGGTCATCGGCACGGATCAAAGGCTGTGCGGATCTCGCAGGTGTAGAGGGCGAGACGCCTGCTCGACTGTCAGTGGAGCATACATGTGCTGGGAATTGATGAGGCTGAGAGACACTTTGGAGGGGGGACAAAGGAGGCGCGTCGCGTGTCGCGGCCGCACGTGATGACGCGTAAAATGGCAGGTGCAGGGGAGACGTGCACCCAAATACGTACTTCATCGCGCCTGCTGTGTCGTCCGGCACGATGTCAAATAGCACGTCGCAAGCTACTGGCTAGAAAGACAAAAAATCATTCAAGCGCGAAGTGCAGGGCCGTAGAGTCTCAGCGACATTCGGCTACATTTTACTGTGCTACTATAACCCTTCGTCGCAGTATCTGCAATCTGACAAGATGTACTTCGTATTCACTGGAGCGTATCGCTACGAGGTACGTATGCGTGTGTGCCCTGGCTTCTCAAGTGATACACTGTACCCCGAGGTGCCGGGTCAGAAGTGTTCCTCATGTTTCGGCCGCACAcgcgtacttcgtactgttGCGGATCTTTTCCTGCCTATTCGATCACCCCAGGGGCGCTTGGTGGTGGACTGGTCGAGTCCGAATCGAACCTGTGCACCTGTTGCACAACCAAGCCATTTACTTCTTCGATATCGCCTTTCAAAACTCCT from Purpureocillium takamizusanense chromosome 12, complete sequence harbors:
- a CDS encoding uncharacterized protein (EggNog:ENOG503P8DK), which codes for MAALPAQSLPDWDHDEIYAEAVCNIDDVFYHGCEDEDYDNPATRRLRYEAAGRRFLDGDVPFLLSASLRGPFDQGSGWSNPWRSKQRAHSEKPLAAESITEGALATNEQVLEETELGESDLECHLPSPESLKQAPLTEKHSHLDDHVLSMIQDWRTGIKIPSPSRDSFWAASKAQITASARKRRARESEWLKRVASKKRKLESSEPSFSKSPLARRNSNSRVLRDKDHLTSTNSVSWLANSVFNSRASKSGQATGSFEEVDETEDELMTSMPPLSFAKHKRRVPKTPKRVSPRRDMWKCVMQSTGQADDELSQNEAAAATLSSPISQRHGAVASGRRATDVNRRAAGASLTVEHPSTTKHGIMVGNQGPVYHMNNPEEGDSAEEALHAPIAPDSVAQLETQMDSSSCFKIRQQPDQTGKESSMVDMNRPDLETTDHECTLSKQTEDHDSEKSVEGEINAAPVGPPESKERKEISCGDDARSITEAYSKATRDIDRAPQDQVSDRAATSGRPADDADGAYSTDDEEQVGIAPPGDGTDIHERSRFRRLISLEKRPDKKGGGNVKRLVTHTHAHESSADIDAVSTTNDRIGRNVTQAPDIEIAARPKPEASGSEEARTSLEEPDVSASEPAIDYKPLAAEILGSKGCETKPPYPERPILSVVRSPEISLPPLGKVVPDPGLEAGMGPEKHCGASMGQSRPALPSKSSEVSLKSILHRLVPSSPWARLSQKTSCSEAKSDDATANLKSLTPSTETASESDVAGTEVMDEDESSSHQEHIDASRPESEAAVPMIANIDNSTYQQEETAVTPEKATGAVITESQQTPWDKTQLFGRSKDISTGNHGESTGRFSDEKCLNSGESQLVIPADAQSPWAGGIGDTLAYGGNVSSNCLVSQGSIKTPASQPAVRLSTPEPQFTVKSFASFMTPSPARTRPRTGHIGQSIEGYRMASALKIHGSVPRASRRVSWRLPDHGAGQEQVRGLQDSCGQSSFEQRGRAASPPPATPIGNLPTSESDKFRKHFAAVASRTDGLRQKLIPTASQQAAQSPGMQGMAAQFLAADDAVATEQLGGAALELETDVVRERQERVARESQEPMDVVEDLLCEMDDLLQVWDVDAELDQACKIPRSGVQRMEMNIGSQSPW